A genome region from Sceloporus undulatus isolate JIND9_A2432 ecotype Alabama chromosome 1, SceUnd_v1.1, whole genome shotgun sequence includes the following:
- the SLC22A16 gene encoding solute carrier family 22 member 16 isoform X1, with protein MGNICYGLARKRKKKEGRKEGRKKERRRGREINNRYQAWVYFASVFQAISCGIHYLASVFLAVTPKFVCSPPGNVTGVLIDNSSTSRIEDAWTLWTSTESYILVQLGNGEVWELNQCSRFKREDTLEFTYAYSSNKMDFPCTDGFIYDQSKWQSTIVTEWDLVCQREWLAKLTQPTFMLGVLFGAVIFGDIADRMGRRNIMWFTSTGQFIFGIAVAFTFDYISFVIVRFLLAMVSSGYLVVVFVYVTEYIGIKARTWASMQVHAFFAVGIMVVALVGYLSPTWWVYQIGLSITTLPFVLCCWMLPETPFWLLTEGRFEEAQKVINTMARWNKVSTPCKISELCSVQDGLVSSRTGDNDNSPVKKHNILDLFRNWHIAKRTITIWLVWFTGSLGYYVFSLSSVNLGGSEYLNLFLIGVVELPAYVIACIGMEKLGRRNTLIPFLISSAVICAVVMLIPQDFSILIIVANMAGKFAIGVAFGLTYLYTAELYPTVARSLAVGSGSMICRVGSVVAPFCVYLSSVWIFMPQLIVGVIAFVSGLLTLMLPETLGKPLTNTWEEAAELDRHVNKKNSSEKSVPVQGDAAMDKIEMLSQERHGLDA; from the exons ATGGGGAACATCTGTTATGGGttggcaagaaaaagaaagaagaaggaaggaaggaaggaaggaaggaagaaagaaagaaggcgggggagagaaataaataacag ATATCAGGCATGGGTCTATTTTGCATCTGTGTTTCAGGCTATTTCTTGTGGCATCCACTACTTGGCCTCTGTCTTCTTGGCTGTAACACCTAAGTTTGTATGCAGTCCCCCTGGGAATGTGACTGGTGTTCTGATTGACAATTCATCTACTTCAAGAATAGAGGATGCTTGGACACTTTGGACATCAACAGAAAGTTACATCTTGGTCCAGCTGGGAAATGGAGAGGTTTGGGAACTTAATCAGTGCAGTAGGTTTAAACGAGAAGACACTTTGGAGTTTACTTATGCATACAGTAGCAACAAGATGGATTTCCCATGTACAGATGGATTCATCTATGACCAGAGCAAATGGCAGAGCACCATTGTTACAGAATGGGACTTGGTCTGTCAGCGTGAATGGCTCGCCAAATTAACACAGCCCACATTTATGCTGGGAGTCCTTTTTGGAGCTGTGATCTTTGGAGATATTGCTGACAG AATGGGGAGACGGAACATCATGTGGTTCACAAGCACTGGCCAGTTTATATTTGGTATTGCTGTGGCATTCACATTTGACTATATTAGCTTTGTGATTGTCCGTTTCCTCCTTGCAATG GTTTCAAGTGGCTATCTGGTTGTAGTGTTTGTTTATGTGACTGAGTATATTGGCATAAAGGCTCGCACATGGGCATCCATGCAAGTCCATGCATTTTTTGCAGTGGGAATTATGGTTGTGGCCCTGGTAGGCTACTTGTCACCGACATGGTGGGTCTACCAGATCGGCCTTTCAATTACAACGCTCCCCTTTGTCTTGTGCTGCTGGATGCTCCCTGAGACACCCTTCTGGCTGCTCACAGAGGGAAGATTTGAAGAAGCACAAAAAGTAATTAACACAATGGCAAGATGGAACAAAGTAAGCACTCCTTGTAAAATTTCTGAACTGTGTTCAGTCCAAGATGGTCTTGTCAGTAGCAGAACGGGTGATAATGACAATTCTCCCGTGAAGAAGCACAACATCTTAGATCTGTTCCGTAACTGGCACATTGCGAAAAGGACAATCACAATCTGGCTGGTTTGGTTCACTGGGAGTTTAGGATATTATGTATTCTCCCTCAGTTCCGTGAACCTTGGAGGCAGTGAATATTTAAATCTGTTCCTCATAG GTGTGGTGGAGCTTCCTGCGTATGTGATTGCTTGCATAGGAATGGAGAAACTGGGACGAAGGAACACGTTGATTCCATTCCTTATATCAAGTGCCGTGATCTGTGCTGTAGTAATGCTGATACCTCAA GATTTCAGTATTCTAATTATTGTAGCAAATATGGCTGGAAAGTTTGCAATAGGCGTTGCATTTGGCCTTACGTACCTGTATACAGCTGAGCTGTATCCAACAGTAGCACG GTCTCTAGCTGTTGGAAGTGGGAGCATGATATGCCGAGTAGGAAGTGTGGTAGCACCATTTTGTGTCTATTTGTCAAGTGTTTGGATCTTCATGCCACAG TTGATTGTTGGCGTTATAGCTTTCGTGAGTGGACTTTTAACATTGATGCTGCCAGAAACTCTTGGAAAACCATTGACAAATACATGGGAAGAAGCTGCAGAACTAGATAGGCATGTCAACAAAAAGAATAGTTCAGAAAAATCAGTTCCAGTACAAGGTGATGCAGCGATGGACAAAATTGAAATGTTGAGTCAAGAGAGACATGGCCTTGATGCATAA
- the SLC22A16 gene encoding solute carrier family 22 member 16 isoform X2, translating to MARNFELLFDSLGHFGRYQAWVYFASVFQAISCGIHYLASVFLAVTPKFVCSPPGNVTGVLIDNSSTSRIEDAWTLWTSTESYILVQLGNGEVWELNQCSRFKREDTLEFTYAYSSNKMDFPCTDGFIYDQSKWQSTIVTEWDLVCQREWLAKLTQPTFMLGVLFGAVIFGDIADRMGRRNIMWFTSTGQFIFGIAVAFTFDYISFVIVRFLLAMVSSGYLVVVFVYVTEYIGIKARTWASMQVHAFFAVGIMVVALVGYLSPTWWVYQIGLSITTLPFVLCCWMLPETPFWLLTEGRFEEAQKVINTMARWNKVSTPCKISELCSVQDGLVSSRTGDNDNSPVKKHNILDLFRNWHIAKRTITIWLVWFTGSLGYYVFSLSSVNLGGSEYLNLFLIGVVELPAYVIACIGMEKLGRRNTLIPFLISSAVICAVVMLIPQDFSILIIVANMAGKFAIGVAFGLTYLYTAELYPTVARSLAVGSGSMICRVGSVVAPFCVYLSSVWIFMPQLIVGVIAFVSGLLTLMLPETLGKPLTNTWEEAAELDRHVNKKNSSEKSVPVQGDAAMDKIEMLSQERHGLDA from the exons ATATCAGGCATGGGTCTATTTTGCATCTGTGTTTCAGGCTATTTCTTGTGGCATCCACTACTTGGCCTCTGTCTTCTTGGCTGTAACACCTAAGTTTGTATGCAGTCCCCCTGGGAATGTGACTGGTGTTCTGATTGACAATTCATCTACTTCAAGAATAGAGGATGCTTGGACACTTTGGACATCAACAGAAAGTTACATCTTGGTCCAGCTGGGAAATGGAGAGGTTTGGGAACTTAATCAGTGCAGTAGGTTTAAACGAGAAGACACTTTGGAGTTTACTTATGCATACAGTAGCAACAAGATGGATTTCCCATGTACAGATGGATTCATCTATGACCAGAGCAAATGGCAGAGCACCATTGTTACAGAATGGGACTTGGTCTGTCAGCGTGAATGGCTCGCCAAATTAACACAGCCCACATTTATGCTGGGAGTCCTTTTTGGAGCTGTGATCTTTGGAGATATTGCTGACAG AATGGGGAGACGGAACATCATGTGGTTCACAAGCACTGGCCAGTTTATATTTGGTATTGCTGTGGCATTCACATTTGACTATATTAGCTTTGTGATTGTCCGTTTCCTCCTTGCAATG GTTTCAAGTGGCTATCTGGTTGTAGTGTTTGTTTATGTGACTGAGTATATTGGCATAAAGGCTCGCACATGGGCATCCATGCAAGTCCATGCATTTTTTGCAGTGGGAATTATGGTTGTGGCCCTGGTAGGCTACTTGTCACCGACATGGTGGGTCTACCAGATCGGCCTTTCAATTACAACGCTCCCCTTTGTCTTGTGCTGCTGGATGCTCCCTGAGACACCCTTCTGGCTGCTCACAGAGGGAAGATTTGAAGAAGCACAAAAAGTAATTAACACAATGGCAAGATGGAACAAAGTAAGCACTCCTTGTAAAATTTCTGAACTGTGTTCAGTCCAAGATGGTCTTGTCAGTAGCAGAACGGGTGATAATGACAATTCTCCCGTGAAGAAGCACAACATCTTAGATCTGTTCCGTAACTGGCACATTGCGAAAAGGACAATCACAATCTGGCTGGTTTGGTTCACTGGGAGTTTAGGATATTATGTATTCTCCCTCAGTTCCGTGAACCTTGGAGGCAGTGAATATTTAAATCTGTTCCTCATAG GTGTGGTGGAGCTTCCTGCGTATGTGATTGCTTGCATAGGAATGGAGAAACTGGGACGAAGGAACACGTTGATTCCATTCCTTATATCAAGTGCCGTGATCTGTGCTGTAGTAATGCTGATACCTCAA GATTTCAGTATTCTAATTATTGTAGCAAATATGGCTGGAAAGTTTGCAATAGGCGTTGCATTTGGCCTTACGTACCTGTATACAGCTGAGCTGTATCCAACAGTAGCACG GTCTCTAGCTGTTGGAAGTGGGAGCATGATATGCCGAGTAGGAAGTGTGGTAGCACCATTTTGTGTCTATTTGTCAAGTGTTTGGATCTTCATGCCACAG TTGATTGTTGGCGTTATAGCTTTCGTGAGTGGACTTTTAACATTGATGCTGCCAGAAACTCTTGGAAAACCATTGACAAATACATGGGAAGAAGCTGCAGAACTAGATAGGCATGTCAACAAAAAGAATAGTTCAGAAAAATCAGTTCCAGTACAAGGTGATGCAGCGATGGACAAAATTGAAATGTTGAGTCAAGAGAGACATGGCCTTGATGCATAA
- the SLC22A16 gene encoding solute carrier family 22 member 16 isoform X3, with the protein MTLRYQAWVYFASVFQAISCGIHYLASVFLAVTPKFVCSPPGNVTGVLIDNSSTSRIEDAWTLWTSTESYILVQLGNGEVWELNQCSRFKREDTLEFTYAYSSNKMDFPCTDGFIYDQSKWQSTIVTEWDLVCQREWLAKLTQPTFMLGVLFGAVIFGDIADRMGRRNIMWFTSTGQFIFGIAVAFTFDYISFVIVRFLLAMVSSGYLVVVFVYVTEYIGIKARTWASMQVHAFFAVGIMVVALVGYLSPTWWVYQIGLSITTLPFVLCCWMLPETPFWLLTEGRFEEAQKVINTMARWNKVSTPCKISELCSVQDGLVSSRTGDNDNSPVKKHNILDLFRNWHIAKRTITIWLVWFTGSLGYYVFSLSSVNLGGSEYLNLFLIGVVELPAYVIACIGMEKLGRRNTLIPFLISSAVICAVVMLIPQDFSILIIVANMAGKFAIGVAFGLTYLYTAELYPTVARSLAVGSGSMICRVGSVVAPFCVYLSSVWIFMPQLIVGVIAFVSGLLTLMLPETLGKPLTNTWEEAAELDRHVNKKNSSEKSVPVQGDAAMDKIEMLSQERHGLDA; encoded by the exons ATATCAGGCATGGGTCTATTTTGCATCTGTGTTTCAGGCTATTTCTTGTGGCATCCACTACTTGGCCTCTGTCTTCTTGGCTGTAACACCTAAGTTTGTATGCAGTCCCCCTGGGAATGTGACTGGTGTTCTGATTGACAATTCATCTACTTCAAGAATAGAGGATGCTTGGACACTTTGGACATCAACAGAAAGTTACATCTTGGTCCAGCTGGGAAATGGAGAGGTTTGGGAACTTAATCAGTGCAGTAGGTTTAAACGAGAAGACACTTTGGAGTTTACTTATGCATACAGTAGCAACAAGATGGATTTCCCATGTACAGATGGATTCATCTATGACCAGAGCAAATGGCAGAGCACCATTGTTACAGAATGGGACTTGGTCTGTCAGCGTGAATGGCTCGCCAAATTAACACAGCCCACATTTATGCTGGGAGTCCTTTTTGGAGCTGTGATCTTTGGAGATATTGCTGACAG AATGGGGAGACGGAACATCATGTGGTTCACAAGCACTGGCCAGTTTATATTTGGTATTGCTGTGGCATTCACATTTGACTATATTAGCTTTGTGATTGTCCGTTTCCTCCTTGCAATG GTTTCAAGTGGCTATCTGGTTGTAGTGTTTGTTTATGTGACTGAGTATATTGGCATAAAGGCTCGCACATGGGCATCCATGCAAGTCCATGCATTTTTTGCAGTGGGAATTATGGTTGTGGCCCTGGTAGGCTACTTGTCACCGACATGGTGGGTCTACCAGATCGGCCTTTCAATTACAACGCTCCCCTTTGTCTTGTGCTGCTGGATGCTCCCTGAGACACCCTTCTGGCTGCTCACAGAGGGAAGATTTGAAGAAGCACAAAAAGTAATTAACACAATGGCAAGATGGAACAAAGTAAGCACTCCTTGTAAAATTTCTGAACTGTGTTCAGTCCAAGATGGTCTTGTCAGTAGCAGAACGGGTGATAATGACAATTCTCCCGTGAAGAAGCACAACATCTTAGATCTGTTCCGTAACTGGCACATTGCGAAAAGGACAATCACAATCTGGCTGGTTTGGTTCACTGGGAGTTTAGGATATTATGTATTCTCCCTCAGTTCCGTGAACCTTGGAGGCAGTGAATATTTAAATCTGTTCCTCATAG GTGTGGTGGAGCTTCCTGCGTATGTGATTGCTTGCATAGGAATGGAGAAACTGGGACGAAGGAACACGTTGATTCCATTCCTTATATCAAGTGCCGTGATCTGTGCTGTAGTAATGCTGATACCTCAA GATTTCAGTATTCTAATTATTGTAGCAAATATGGCTGGAAAGTTTGCAATAGGCGTTGCATTTGGCCTTACGTACCTGTATACAGCTGAGCTGTATCCAACAGTAGCACG GTCTCTAGCTGTTGGAAGTGGGAGCATGATATGCCGAGTAGGAAGTGTGGTAGCACCATTTTGTGTCTATTTGTCAAGTGTTTGGATCTTCATGCCACAG TTGATTGTTGGCGTTATAGCTTTCGTGAGTGGACTTTTAACATTGATGCTGCCAGAAACTCTTGGAAAACCATTGACAAATACATGGGAAGAAGCTGCAGAACTAGATAGGCATGTCAACAAAAAGAATAGTTCAGAAAAATCAGTTCCAGTACAAGGTGATGCAGCGATGGACAAAATTGAAATGTTGAGTCAAGAGAGACATGGCCTTGATGCATAA